In Marivirga salinae, a single window of DNA contains:
- a CDS encoding ribonuclease Z: MSFEVHILGSNSAAPAHGRHHTSQVLRIQDMQIMIDCGEATQLQMKKYGLRKNRLSHIFISHLHGDHFLGLMGLLSTMHLNGRKTDLYLYGPVGLSEIIQLHLKYANTRLSYRIHFRELKGDQSELILDHPKITVQTIPLNHRIPCTGFLIKEKPKPKRLRKEKVSELGVRDINILKKGEDVLDESGNLKFKNSDYTLPAKRSRSYAYCSDTKYNEEIIPIVEDVDLLYHEGTFLHDNLERAEATFHTTAKQAGIFAKKSNVGQLLIGHFSNRYKELDPLLEEAQKEFSNTALAEEGKVFTIEE, translated from the coding sequence TTGTCTTTTGAAGTTCACATATTAGGCTCTAATTCCGCAGCTCCAGCTCATGGAAGACATCATACTTCCCAGGTTTTGCGAATACAGGATATGCAAATCATGATTGATTGTGGGGAAGCCACTCAATTACAAATGAAAAAATATGGCTTAAGAAAAAATCGCTTAAGCCATATTTTTATTAGTCATTTGCATGGTGATCATTTTTTGGGATTGATGGGGTTATTATCTACCATGCACCTTAATGGTAGAAAAACAGATTTGTATCTTTACGGGCCGGTTGGATTGTCTGAGATTATACAGCTTCATTTAAAATATGCTAATACCCGTCTGAGTTATCGGATTCACTTTCGAGAATTAAAGGGAGATCAATCTGAATTGATATTGGATCACCCGAAAATTACAGTGCAAACTATTCCGCTAAATCATAGAATTCCCTGCACTGGATTTTTGATTAAAGAAAAACCCAAGCCAAAGCGATTGAGAAAGGAAAAAGTTTCAGAATTGGGTGTTCGTGATATCAATATTCTGAAAAAAGGAGAGGATGTATTGGATGAATCGGGAAATCTGAAATTTAAAAATTCGGATTATACTTTACCGGCTAAGCGCTCCAGAAGCTATGCTTATTGCTCGGACACAAAATACAATGAAGAGATTATTCCTATAGTGGAGGATGTAGATTTGCTTTATCATGAGGGCACATTTTTACACGATAATTTAGAAAGAGCAGAAGCTACTTTCCATACTACAGCTAAGCAAGCAGGAATTTTTGCAAAAAAGTCTAATGTTGGCCAATTGTTGATTGGTCATTTTTCCAATCGCTATAAAGAATTAGATCCTTTATTGGAAGAAGCTCAGAAGGAATTTTCCAATACCGCTTTGGCAGAGGAGGGTAAAGTTTTTACTATAGAAGAATAG
- a CDS encoding queuosine precursor transporter — protein MDAVKPNGSLNRKKRNLFIVLSGIFLTNALLAEILGVKIFSAESTLGFQPAQIKLFGDFILDFNLTAGVIIWPIVFITTDIINEYFGKKGVRRISFLTAIFILYSFFVIYGVTKLAPAEFWLDVNSPDPQGNDFDINYAYAVIFRQGLGIILGSLTAFLIGQFLDVLVFQHLRKYTGSDKIWLRATGSTLVSQLVDSFVVLWIAFFVFGNWSMEQVLSVGVINYIYKGAIAILLTPLLYVAHFLIDRYLGKENAEKVTQEAAGEEFF, from the coding sequence ATGGATGCAGTTAAGCCAAATGGGTCGCTAAATAGAAAAAAGAGAAACCTTTTCATTGTATTAAGCGGAATTTTCCTGACCAATGCTTTATTAGCAGAGATTTTAGGGGTAAAGATTTTTTCAGCTGAATCTACTTTGGGTTTTCAACCTGCGCAAATCAAACTTTTTGGTGATTTTATCTTGGATTTCAATCTGACAGCTGGGGTGATTATCTGGCCCATTGTTTTCATCACCACAGATATTATCAATGAATATTTTGGTAAAAAGGGAGTCCGAAGAATCAGTTTTTTGACGGCAATCTTTATTCTCTATTCCTTTTTTGTGATTTATGGCGTTACAAAACTAGCTCCAGCAGAGTTTTGGCTGGATGTCAACTCACCTGATCCGCAAGGAAATGATTTTGATATCAATTATGCCTATGCTGTCATTTTTAGACAAGGACTGGGTATAATCTTAGGCTCATTAACCGCATTTTTAATTGGACAGTTTTTGGATGTTTTGGTTTTTCAACATTTGAGAAAATACACAGGAAGTGATAAAATATGGCTTAGGGCTACAGGTTCCACTTTAGTTAGTCAATTGGTAGATAGCTTTGTAGTGCTTTGGATTGCCTTTTTTGTTTTTGGAAACTGGAGTATGGAACAGGTACTTTCAGTAGGAGTCATTAATTACATTTACAAAGGGGCTATAGCCATATTACTCACACCATTATTATATGTAGCCCATTTCTTAATAGATCGCTATTTAGGTAAAGAAAATGCAGAAAAAGTAACACAGGAAGCTGCAGGGGAGGAGTTTTTCTGA
- a CDS encoding phosphoribosylaminoimidazolesuccinocarboxamide synthase yields MEAIRETNFQLPNQQNFYRGKVRDVYTTPDQLIMVATDRLSAFDVVMPRAIPFKGQVLNQIAAKALKATEDIVPNWLLSNPDPNVSVGFNCETYPVEMVIRGYLAGHAWREYRDGKRSICGVSMPEGLKENDKLPQPIITPTTKAHEGHDEDISREEILKQGLVSKEEYEKLESYTQQLFQRGTEIAAKNGLILVDTKYEFGKVGDKIYLIDEIHTPDSSRYFYADVYEENQAKGLKQKQLSKEFVREWLIENGFQGKDGQQIPEMTDDKVKEISNRYIELFEKVTGEKFQPRDYKDVLKTIEQNILKSIK; encoded by the coding sequence ATGGAAGCAATTAGAGAAACCAATTTTCAGCTGCCTAATCAGCAAAATTTTTATAGAGGTAAAGTTCGAGATGTTTATACCACACCCGATCAATTAATCATGGTGGCAACCGACCGCCTTTCTGCTTTTGATGTAGTGATGCCACGCGCAATACCTTTCAAAGGTCAGGTCTTAAATCAAATAGCTGCAAAAGCTTTAAAAGCCACAGAGGATATCGTTCCAAATTGGCTGCTATCAAATCCTGACCCTAACGTAAGTGTAGGTTTCAATTGCGAAACTTATCCTGTGGAAATGGTGATTAGAGGCTATTTGGCTGGTCATGCTTGGCGGGAATATAGAGATGGAAAACGTAGTATTTGTGGAGTTTCCATGCCTGAAGGCTTGAAGGAAAATGATAAATTACCTCAGCCTATCATTACACCTACTACCAAAGCACATGAAGGACATGATGAGGATATTTCCAGAGAAGAAATTTTAAAACAAGGCTTAGTTTCCAAAGAAGAATACGAAAAATTGGAATCTTACACCCAGCAATTATTTCAAAGAGGAACTGAAATTGCCGCTAAAAATGGATTGATTTTAGTAGATACAAAATATGAATTTGGAAAAGTAGGTGATAAAATCTATTTGATAGATGAAATCCATACGCCTGATTCTTCTCGCTATTTTTATGCAGATGTTTATGAAGAGAATCAAGCTAAAGGATTGAAACAAAAGCAATTATCAAAAGAGTTTGTAAGAGAGTGGTTGATTGAAAATGGTTTTCAAGGGAAAGACGGACAGCAGATTCCTGAAATGACGGATGATAAGGTGAAGGAAATCTCTAATCGCTATATAGAGTTGTTTGAAAAAGTTACGGGGGAAAAATTCCAACCCAGAGATTACAAAGACGTATTAAAAACGATTGAACAAAATATCCTAAAAAGTATTAAATAA
- a CDS encoding GNAT family N-acetyltransferase, whose translation MEKSKFIIRIAKEADQIYASTIIEEMAASAAKRGTGIARRSVEYIEKKMLEGKAVIALTKDMIWAGFCYIESWDHEKYVVNSGLIVAPEFRMTGLAKAIKSEIFQLSRKKYPNAKIFGLTTGGAVMKINSALGYIPVSYSDLTKDEEFWKGCQSCVNYDILQSKNKQNCICTAMLYTPKPESKVKALRKNFAKNIKLFERWTRIKKHVMLKLKKHSAHLVNLF comes from the coding sequence ATGGAAAAATCCAAGTTTATCATACGAATTGCTAAAGAAGCAGATCAAATTTATGCCTCAACTATTATAGAGGAAATGGCAGCATCAGCCGCCAAAAGAGGTACTGGCATTGCCCGCAGATCAGTTGAATATATCGAAAAAAAGATGCTGGAAGGTAAAGCGGTAATTGCTTTAACCAAAGATATGATATGGGCAGGATTCTGTTATATAGAATCCTGGGATCATGAGAAATATGTTGTCAATTCAGGCTTAATCGTTGCTCCAGAGTTCAGAATGACAGGTTTAGCAAAAGCCATTAAATCTGAAATATTTCAGTTGAGCAGAAAGAAATATCCCAATGCGAAAATCTTTGGCTTAACAACAGGCGGTGCTGTCATGAAAATTAACTCTGCCTTAGGATATATTCCCGTGAGCTACTCAGACTTGACAAAAGATGAGGAGTTCTGGAAAGGCTGTCAAAGCTGCGTGAATTACGATATACTACAATCCAAAAACAAGCAGAATTGTATTTGCACTGCCATGCTTTATACACCTAAGCCAGAAAGCAAAGTCAAAGCGCTCAGGAAGAATTTCGCCAAAAACATCAAGTTATTTGAACGCTGGACGAGGATCAAAAAGCATGTGATGCTTAAACTCAAAAAGCATTCAGCTCATCTGGTGAATCTATTTTAA
- a CDS encoding STAS domain-containing protein translates to MKYSIDKEEKYSLIKIKEEKFDSSVASGFKSDLVTMQAEGVQNMVIDMSEVKYVDSSGLSALLVGNRVIGENGGAFIIAAPTEHTEKLIKISQLDKVFDILPTVHEAVESVFMHELEKGLGEEGDSE, encoded by the coding sequence ATGAAATATTCAATTGATAAAGAAGAAAAGTATTCATTAATAAAGATAAAGGAAGAAAAATTTGATTCTTCAGTAGCGTCAGGTTTTAAATCGGACTTAGTGACCATGCAGGCAGAAGGAGTGCAGAACATGGTGATTGACATGTCGGAAGTAAAATATGTGGACTCGTCAGGCTTGAGCGCTTTATTAGTTGGAAACAGAGTGATAGGAGAAAATGGTGGAGCATTCATCATTGCAGCGCCTACGGAGCATACTGAAAAACTAATCAAAATCTCGCAGTTAGATAAGGTATTTGATATTTTACCTACCGTGCACGAAGCAGTGGAATCTGTATTCATGCATGAATTGGAAAAAGGTTTAGGAGAAGAAGGCGATAGCGAGTAA
- the argG gene encoding argininosuccinate synthase: protein MKKVVLAYSGGLDTTFCGLYLSKELGYEVHAVLVNTGGFSSEELKAIDVKAKKLGIASFTVIDCLETFYQNVIRFLVFGNILKNQTYPLSVSTERIVQAQALAQYAKEIEADALAHGSTGAGNDQVRFDMVFQTILPDIEIITPIRDLKLSREQEIDFLKAQGVEMDFEKSKYSINKGIWGTSVGGAETLTSDQYLPDEAFPTPITKKDEEEISLSFKKGELIGINEKVFSHPTEAIQALDKIASPLGIGRDIHVGDTIIGIKGRVGFEAAAPLIIIKAHHLLEKHTLTKWQIFWKNQLSEFYGNHLHEGHYLDPVMRNIEAMLLDSQQKVSGKVNVKLKPEHFILKGIESPHDLMSAKFGSYGEMNLTWSAEDVKGFTKIIGNQTAIYHQVNK from the coding sequence ATGAAAAAAGTTGTTTTAGCCTATAGCGGAGGATTGGATACCACCTTCTGCGGCTTATACTTATCGAAAGAATTAGGCTATGAAGTACATGCCGTTTTAGTGAATACAGGCGGTTTTTCTTCTGAAGAGTTGAAAGCAATTGATGTAAAAGCCAAAAAACTGGGCATTGCTTCCTTCACTGTCATCGATTGCCTGGAAACTTTCTATCAGAATGTCATCAGATTTTTGGTATTTGGAAATATTCTCAAAAATCAGACTTATCCATTATCGGTTAGCACCGAAAGAATAGTGCAAGCACAAGCTTTGGCTCAATATGCCAAAGAAATCGAGGCTGATGCATTGGCCCATGGAAGTACAGGAGCTGGCAATGACCAAGTGAGATTTGATATGGTTTTTCAAACCATACTACCCGATATTGAAATTATCACGCCTATCCGAGATTTGAAACTAAGCCGAGAACAGGAAATTGATTTCTTGAAAGCACAAGGTGTTGAGATGGATTTTGAAAAATCTAAATATTCCATCAATAAAGGGATATGGGGAACTTCTGTTGGTGGTGCAGAGACTCTAACTTCAGATCAATATTTACCTGATGAAGCTTTTCCTACCCCTATCACAAAAAAAGATGAGGAAGAAATTTCTCTGTCTTTTAAAAAAGGTGAGCTTATTGGAATCAATGAAAAAGTGTTTTCTCATCCTACGGAAGCTATTCAGGCTTTAGATAAAATCGCTTCGCCTTTAGGAATCGGTAGAGATATTCATGTGGGTGATACTATTATTGGCATAAAAGGAAGAGTGGGTTTTGAAGCAGCTGCTCCCTTAATCATCATCAAAGCGCATCATCTGTTGGAAAAACATACGCTTACCAAATGGCAAATTTTCTGGAAAAATCAATTGTCTGAGTTTTATGGAAATCATTTGCATGAAGGACATTATTTGGATCCCGTAATGCGAAATATTGAAGCCATGCTTTTGGATAGTCAGCAAAAAGTGAGCGGTAAAGTTAATGTGAAATTAAAGCCTGAGCATTTCATTCTAAAAGGAATCGAATCACCTCATGATTTAATGTCGGCAAAGTTTGGCAGTTATGGTGAAATGAACCTTACCTGGTCTGCAGAAGATGTGAAAGGCTTTACCAAAATCATAGGCAACCAAACTGCTATTTATCACCAAGTAAATAAATAA
- a CDS encoding SH3 domain-containing protein, translating to MKYLLIIIFLISNQQKSQDLVKGLILAGENFDVCCIYIPNSGLRIYDEPNGVSIGKLTLGSSDNNTEAYQSYIQIGSQRSDFDYSNLHMVGYEIMAIVYTDIIDDFVGIKNGYWLSITELKSKGLVLTTWMEYLINKDGVLGWYANEPGLNLRTEPNTGSEILATLKGTLWEITPINETRGLWCKVKVKEYREHPCMGEGDLIVRTITGWIKLLSDEQTPNVWNYSKGC from the coding sequence ATGAAATATCTTTTAATCATAATATTTTTGATTTCGAATCAACAAAAGTCACAAGACTTAGTGAAGGGACTTATATTGGCTGGTGAAAATTTTGATGTATGTTGTATTTATATACCTAATTCTGGATTAAGAATTTATGATGAACCAAATGGGGTTTCAATTGGTAAATTGACTCTGGGTTCTTCAGATAACAATACTGAAGCTTATCAATCTTATATTCAAATAGGAAGTCAAAGAAGTGATTTTGATTATTCTAACCTTCACATGGTGGGATATGAGATAATGGCGATAGTTTATACTGATATAATTGATGATTTTGTGGGAATTAAAAATGGGTATTGGCTAAGTATAACTGAATTGAAATCCAAAGGACTGGTTTTGACTACTTGGATGGAGTATCTTATAAATAAGGATGGTGTTTTAGGTTGGTATGCCAATGAACCAGGGTTGAATTTAAGGACTGAACCTAATACGGGTTCAGAAATATTAGCAACACTTAAAGGCACTCTTTGGGAGATTACTCCAATAAATGAAACCAGAGGGCTTTGGTGTAAAGTAAAAGTTAAAGAATATAGAGAGCACCCATGCATGGGTGAAGGGGATCTAATAGTTAGGACAATTACTGGATGGATCAAGCTTCTGTCCGATGAACAAACCCCAAATGTATGGAATTATTCTAAGGGCTGTTAG
- the argC gene encoding N-acetyl-gamma-glutamyl-phosphate reductase, whose protein sequence is MEKLKIGIVGAAGYAGGELIRLLLHHPKAEIDFALSNSQNGKKVSEVHTDLIGETDLVFTQSLKESAQVIFLALPHGRSQQFLKENKIAYEVLVIDLSTDFRNEKEGFVYGLTEVFPDKIKSSKRIANPGCFATAIQLALAPAVAKKWVSQSIHVSGITGSTGAGVIPSDTTHFSWRNQNVSSYKLFEHQHLHEIKQTFTQLDSDFKEDILFVPYRGNFSRGIVTTVYFPFEGNLEDAKKVFLEYYKTSAFVHVSDATIDLKQVVNTNKCLLHLEVKSDQLIITSIIDNLLKGAAGQAIQNMNLHLGWEENLGLQLKANAY, encoded by the coding sequence ATGGAAAAGCTAAAAATTGGAATTGTAGGTGCAGCCGGCTATGCAGGTGGTGAATTGATAAGATTATTATTGCATCATCCTAAAGCAGAGATTGATTTTGCTTTGAGCAATAGCCAAAATGGGAAAAAAGTTAGCGAGGTACATACAGATTTGATTGGTGAGACAGATCTAGTGTTTACTCAATCACTAAAAGAAAGTGCTCAAGTCATATTCTTGGCATTACCTCATGGGAGATCACAGCAATTTCTTAAAGAAAATAAAATAGCCTATGAGGTTTTGGTCATTGATTTAAGCACTGATTTCAGAAATGAAAAAGAAGGTTTTGTATATGGTTTGACTGAGGTTTTCCCAGATAAAATTAAATCTTCGAAGCGGATTGCCAATCCAGGTTGCTTTGCCACAGCTATTCAGTTGGCCTTAGCTCCTGCAGTTGCAAAAAAGTGGGTAAGCCAAAGTATACATGTCAGTGGCATCACTGGTAGTACGGGCGCGGGAGTAATTCCTTCGGACACCACCCATTTTAGTTGGCGGAATCAGAATGTATCTTCCTATAAGCTCTTTGAACATCAGCATTTGCATGAAATCAAGCAGACCTTCACTCAATTAGATTCAGATTTCAAGGAAGATATCCTGTTTGTGCCATACAGAGGGAATTTCTCAAGAGGGATCGTGACAACAGTCTATTTTCCATTTGAAGGAAATCTTGAGGATGCAAAAAAGGTATTTTTAGAATATTACAAAACCTCTGCTTTCGTGCATGTTTCGGATGCGACTATTGATTTGAAACAAGTGGTCAATACCAATAAATGTCTATTGCATCTTGAAGTGAAATCAGATCAGTTGATTATTACTTCAATCATTGACAATCTATTGAAAGGAGCTGCCGGACAAGCAATTCAAAATATGAATCTACACTTAGGCTGGGAAGAAAATCTAGGATTACAATTAAAAGCCAACGCTTATTAA
- a CDS encoding amidohydrolase family protein, translating to MKVFTSLFYSILIITSLTFCTTKEKTSVDLLLLNTTIVDVQNNSLHENQFIAIKGDTIFSTGSMEEMPAYDSKESLDLQGKYAMPGLWDNHVHFRGGTDLIAENQDLLSLFPQFGVTTVRDAGGDLTPAVMGWSQKINQKELLGPQIFTSGPKLDGPKSAWEGSIKIENQKDIEMALDSLQSINVDYVKIYDGSLSAENFYSIIEATEKRGMKVTGHMPMSADFQKAISLGMDGSEHMYYIMKGCSPKADSLTELGLGYAMMEIITDTYCEEMANELFTELAQKEVYITPTLYIGKVLSQLADEDHSSDSLIDRIGVGIQKTYKGRIESAKRAKVSGSQMREKVSNLAKQMIRPMFDAGVPILAGSDCGPFNSFVYPGEALWGELFSLTEAGLSPAEALKTSMIYGPAFFGLEDHYGSLGKGKVADVIVLKKNPLENIQHLRSLEIVILKGNLTDL from the coding sequence ATGAAAGTTTTTACTTCCTTATTCTATTCAATTCTTATAATAACCAGTCTCACTTTCTGCACAACTAAGGAGAAAACCTCAGTTGATTTACTTTTACTCAACACCACAATAGTTGATGTTCAAAATAACAGCCTCCATGAAAACCAATTCATAGCCATTAAAGGAGATACTATTTTCTCAACAGGTTCTATGGAAGAAATGCCAGCTTATGATTCAAAAGAGTCACTGGATTTGCAAGGAAAATATGCAATGCCAGGCCTTTGGGATAATCACGTGCATTTCAGAGGAGGAACTGATTTAATAGCTGAAAATCAAGATCTTTTAAGCTTATTTCCTCAATTTGGAGTGACCACAGTTCGTGATGCTGGTGGAGATTTAACTCCAGCTGTAATGGGTTGGAGTCAAAAAATCAATCAAAAAGAATTGCTAGGGCCACAAATTTTCACTTCAGGACCTAAGTTGGATGGACCAAAATCAGCTTGGGAGGGCTCCATTAAAATAGAAAACCAGAAAGATATTGAAATGGCTTTGGATTCATTACAATCCATCAATGTGGATTATGTGAAAATTTATGATGGAAGTCTCAGTGCAGAAAATTTCTATTCTATCATTGAAGCAACAGAAAAAAGAGGAATGAAAGTAACAGGGCATATGCCGATGTCTGCCGATTTCCAAAAGGCAATTTCCCTAGGCATGGATGGAAGCGAGCATATGTATTACATTATGAAAGGGTGCTCTCCCAAGGCAGATAGCTTGACTGAGTTAGGTTTGGGCTATGCCATGATGGAAATCATTACCGATACTTATTGCGAGGAAATGGCTAATGAATTATTTACAGAACTGGCTCAAAAAGAGGTTTATATTACCCCAACCTTATATATCGGAAAAGTACTTTCACAATTAGCGGATGAAGATCATAGTTCGGATTCTTTAATAGATAGGATAGGAGTGGGTATACAGAAGACCTATAAGGGAAGAATAGAATCTGCAAAGCGGGCCAAAGTTTCCGGAAGCCAAATGCGAGAAAAAGTCTCGAATTTAGCCAAGCAAATGATTAGACCAATGTTTGATGCCGGAGTTCCAATATTAGCCGGTTCTGATTGTGGCCCTTTTAATTCCTTTGTCTATCCTGGGGAAGCATTATGGGGTGAATTGTTTAGCTTAACAGAAGCAGGTTTAAGTCCTGCCGAAGCACTGAAAACCTCCATGATTTATGGGCCTGCTTTTTTTGGTTTGGAAGATCATTATGGAAGTCTTGGAAAAGGTAAAGTGGCTGATGTTATCGTCTTAAAGAAAAATCCATTGGAAAATATTCAGCATTTGAGAAGCTTGGAAATTGTGATTCTTAAAGGAAACTTGACTGATTTGTAA